From the Haladaptatus sp. DJG-WS-42 genome, the window GACTCAGTGACCGGGCTCGCTTCACCGTACACGATACGTTCGACCTTGCTTCACTCGGCGAGCAGTTCGATACCATCACGGACTGCGGTCTGTTTCATATGTTCGGCCCCGAGGACGCAGTCGCCTACGCAGAGAGCCTCAAGACCGCGCTCAGGTCCGACGGGCGCTACGTCATGCTTGGGTTCAGCGAACGCGATGGCCGCATCGGTCCAAGCACGAATGAAACCCTGATTCGAAAAGCGTTCGCTGTGGACTGGAAGATTGAAGAAATCCGTGAAACAACGTTCGAGACGACAGATCCAGCCACCTACAACCATCACGCGTTACTCGTGGTCGTGAGGAACGTCTGACCCTCAGCTATCGGTGCGCGCCTCACGTTCGATACGGTGGATGAACTCGTCTTTACCGTCGGTGTACGCGCCGATATCGTTTCGATGGATTTCTGCAAGGTCTCGTTTCAACGCGGCGTACTCGTCTGCGATGGCTGGGTGTTCTCTGAGATAGTTGCGGAACGCGAGATGGCGCGTCCAGAATTCGCGTCCCGTTTCGACCATATGTAGGTGGTGGGTTCGCGTTCCACCCACTGTTTTCCGGAAATACCGGCGTTCCGGCATAACGTCCTCGAACGATGGCACGTACTCGTAGCCGAGTTTTTCGAGTGGTTCGATACATTCGACTGCGTCTTCGAGCGAGGCAACACCGGCCAGCATGTCGATGATGGGCTTCGCCGGGAGGTTTGGAACCGCCGTGCTCCCGATGTGTTCGACGCGTTCTATGTGGTCGCCAATGGCGTCACGTATGTCGGTGGTTTCCGCGTCGAATTGGGCTGGCCAGTCGGGGTCATACTCGGCGATGATGATTGGTGTCTGGCTCATGTGGCGGGTGATTTTGTAGTTCTGAAAGGTTTTACTGGACAGTATTACTTAGCAGTAATACTAGCCAATCGACATCCGCAACCGCGTCGCGTACTCGACAATTTCCGTCCCGAGTTTCTCGATGCGCGCTTCGAGCGCGTCATTGACGAAGCCGTCGTCGTCGAACTGGCTC encodes:
- a CDS encoding class I SAM-dependent methyltransferase — its product is MSGDEPDAEFDFNESYVGTPPWDIGRPQPALVELETSGVIEGTILDVGCGTGENALHYASQGHCVLGVDAAINAIEKARAKAAHRGLSDRARFTVHDTFDLASLGEQFDTITDCGLFHMFGPEDAVAYAESLKTALRSDGRYVMLGFSERDGRIGPSTNETLIRKAFAVDWKIEEIRETTFETTDPATYNHHALLVVVRNV
- a CDS encoding GrpB family protein is translated as MSQTPIIIAEYDPDWPAQFDAETTDIRDAIGDHIERVEHIGSTAVPNLPAKPIIDMLAGVASLEDAVECIEPLEKLGYEYVPSFEDVMPERRYFRKTVGGTRTHHLHMVETGREFWTRHLAFRNYLREHPAIADEYAALKRDLAEIHRNDIGAYTDGKDEFIHRIEREARTDS